The following DNA comes from Sebastes umbrosus isolate fSebUmb1 chromosome 8, fSebUmb1.pri, whole genome shotgun sequence.
AAGCTATGTGCATTTACTTCAGTAACATGTTTAACTATGCTACATTGTGCAATATTGCCTTTATTTAAACTATGTAACGATCAGTAGTGATGTTTTCTAATGTGCATGGGCATTCTTTTTGTCACGATCATTTTACTAAGGTGACGATGAGGATTTTTGGTCTCAGAAAATGCTTGCGCACTATAGCACCTCTCCCACAAGTTACATTTAGGTAAATGCAAATAATGGTAAACAACTTCATGTGTCaagctcatgttttttttatgtatttggtgTGGGAAGGTTCGACTGAATGGCTGCCAGCCATGAGATTGAATTAGATATCAGGTATTAGATAagtatttcagctttttttttttcaactactcacagaaaaacaaattatttaccATTACGTCCCAACTTGAGCATTTTAAATGAACACCTCAGCAATACACCACAGATCAAGACAATCAACTACTATAATTAAGACTGACAGCAGAGAACCTTTTGTCAAATGTAAAGTGTTTCAGTGAGCACTGCAAGTAAATGGTCAGTacattaaaaatgcattgtGCAGGTTGCTAGTAAAGTATCAATAAATAGATTAGCTTTTATCTCATAGTTATTATTAatctttttgttctgttttccctccttttttttaataattttgactAATTTTATTTTGACTGCTATTAGTGTTATTACAATATAACTAAATTTCTCAGGAAACCAGCTAGTACTCACTTCTTGTTTGAGTTGATTgcctattttttcttttattacacctggtattttttattaatttaaacaaTTGTTTTATACAGTTACAGTTTTATATGCATTTCTATACATTTCCTTTTTCTAGTTTGGTGTATTTAATATTGACTGCtggtttaaaacaaaatgtgttttgtgtttttaaaagaacCACTTAGTTTaactgtgtttttcctcattgACCACGTACAAATTGAGCTGTGTTGTTTCAGAATTATTGTCTTTGTCGTGATTAGCACAGATgaagagtgtgtgagagtgttaTCCGTGTGTTGGTATGTTGGCGTGATGAGACTTTCTCACCCCATGATGTTCATCTTtgttctttctcctcttcaaaTCATTATGTTTGGgtacaaaatctttttttttttcaaatgtttccCAACTCAAATCCAATCATAGGTGATGTACACATTTGGCTTCATGCAATGTTTGGTTGCCAAACGTTTTTCATTAATAAGGAAATCATCAGTGCATCAGTATTGACATGAATGATATGACAGTGAGTATTTAGTTTGAACATGTGTCCCATCTTCTCCTGCACACCATCCACTagaggtaaaataaaaaataaacttggtTGACCTAATTTGTTTTGGTGTCTGTTGGGTGTTTGAATGTTGCAAATGACTCAATTCTCTGTTGTATTTTGGTGATGCTAGAAAATCTGCCCAGGTATCATATTAGATATTGGGatagtcatattattattatgaagttaTTAAGAAGTAACAGAACACCTGTACAGGATATATGTCATTTTTGATGACCACTTAATTGCTGAAGAATGCAAAACCAGGGGCTGTCTGGTTATAGGACAGTCTCTCAAAACACAAGGCCACTTACTGTTAAACTATagtagccattttcaaagtctATATTAACTCACATATGGATAATCTCCTGAAAATGTGCATTGGAATAGGACTGGGTGATATGGACAAAATCTTCGATCACAATATAGATAATTTCCATATCTCAATAACTACATATCACaagcatgtttttttgtaattcaataaataaatagtctgtatgaaataaccacacagAGCCTATGTACTCCTGtgaatgaaatacttgacaaattaatAGAACtgagcattttttcattttaagaacttgagtgcaaaatgaacataacagttttaagtgaaataatagcgaaaaatataaataaatacaggcctagcctatatcatgatagaaacgatatagagAAATATATACgatacacatttttatattgttttgacgatatatatattgtcatattgcctAGCTAAAGCATCAGTTTACATGATCAGGGCTCTAAGCTGCATCCTGCTTTACTACCTGATGTTGAAGCCCTATCTTGAAGAAGATCCCAGTTTCAAAATCTAGTTGTAATAGAAATTAATTATCTTGGTTTTGTGCCTGTATGTTGCATGTTCCTAAATTAATGTAAAATGACCCAAAAACAAATCTGGTTATATTCAAGCAGAGAAACCATAGAAAAATGCTATAAATTTCACAGAGAATGGGGAAATTGGGGGGCTATAATGGTCCAGAATATTTGTTCAGGGGCCGTATGTAGCAGGTTCATTTGGGCATGTCCTAACAGCATCACAAGTGTTAATCCTCTGCAGAGACTGGATTGTTCTAGCTTCTTTGTTCTAGCTGTTTCTATTGAGCTTTAAGGCCTTAACAGCACCGTTCACAGCTCCATAATATCTGTAAATAGCTCAATGAATGGCACAGTATAATAGTAACTACGCCACTTTCATtttgccatgtgtgtgtgtgccatgcgGAACCATTCATTGCTGGGCTACTGCACCTAGACGGACATGTTTCTCTGAGACACTTGTTCAGAGACGCAGCGTTTGAAATGGTGAGTTTTGATTGTGAACATTTCCTCCAGATATATCTGtctaaactaaaataacaacCCAGTTTAAGAAGCTATGGACTAATGATATGTTTTAACGTGTATGAGTTAGTTAGGAGTCAGTTCAGAAATCTCCTTTATTATAATGAGATCTTTCTTCTAGTAGTTTGGCTAACAGGCTAAGCTAACAGTGATGAATGGCTCTTCCTCTTAAAGTTTACATTGagtggttgtgtttgttttgttaatgtGTTTACAGGCTGTTACCCTTCAGACAGATCTGGGAGAAATTAAAATAGAATTGTTTTGTGAGCGGGCACCGAGAACATGTGAGGTGAGTCAACTACtattgttttgcacaatttaagactatacaacataacaaataaataaatgaataatatgcagtgcaggaagaggcaaaaaaaacactgggcttatctgaagccttcacctagagacaagattaatataaagaaataatatgactacataatagtgataacaaacaattaggacaagatatatataataataacaataacaatacagtaaatatatatatatataaatataaagacatGCTCCATCTCTTTGGCTGCTGGTTTCTGTTCATTTCACAACAGGTACGAAAGTCGCCTTTCAGAACCTTGAGACTCCTAGAGATACAGCAATGCATTTAAGTTGTgctattattacattattagaaATTCTACAGTCTCAGTGGTGAAAGAAGTACTTTTCCAACTTTTAAACAGCAtgtcctgttttatgtttttgttctgatgtATTTTAGGATGCCTTCTGTAACACCTTGGCCTGGGACAATAGATGacaaatatatgtgtatttattattttgcacTGTCCCTTTACAAACTAAATTAAACTCGAGATATACAATATTAGCATAATCATAAACTTAAAGCCAAAAGTTTAAGTAcccattatgcagaatggcccatttcagaataatgtatattatacagtatgtgcatcacttattttaactactttatgtGCAGCAGGGTGGCTTAATCTATtcaaatacatcatcattttttgctttatttttgtataaataaTCAGACTCTGCAAAGTAGAAAGCAATCAAAGATGTCAAAATTACGAtgtgaaaagtacaatatttgtctccaaaatgtaatggagtagaagtataacgTAAACCTGGCTTTTGTATGATATATTATCACAGACTTGTGTTGTCACTTCAATACAATAccttaaaaaatatcaatatttgataCCACAAGGAAAAATGTACACAGCATTGAAGGCaaacaattttatatttttatgaaaaagaAATAGTGGTGTGTGAGTCAATTTTACCAGAAAGCGAAGCTGGTACCCGTGTTTTGATTCTgtggaaaatgagtattgaaatcGTTTCAAACATTCAATATCGATATGTATCAATATTTAAGTATTTTTGACATCACTGTTATAGACATGGTTATGTTGTTTGCTTCACAGTTTTCATGTTTGATTGGTTTCAGTAGAAAAATGCATTGCAGACACTATTTTGATTGGATAATAATGCTAATGTAGTTTTTAAAAGCCTGACCTGAACagatatttaaacatattttccccAACGAAGTCATGAATATCCTAACATCTTTTCACTGTTTCCAGAACTTTCTTGCGTTGTGTGGCAGTGGGTTCTACAACGGCTGTGTCTTCCACCGCAATATTAAAGGTTTCATGGTTCAAACTGGAGATCCTACAGGTAACGGGATTGTTGTTGCATCTGCTGCATTTCAACACTGAAATGTCAGATTTCACATCCTCACTTCATGTCCGTTATTCTTTGTATTTTGATTAAACCATTCAGGCACAGGCAAAGGAGGAACAAGTATATGGGGTCGCAAATATGAGGATGAGTACAGTGAACATCTAAAAGTGAGTACCTACTGACTCTAGCTTGTTTGCTTATGACAGCGAGAAGGTCTACCTAATATTTCATCAGGGGTCAGTCTTTATTGTAACTTTTGTGTTCTGCTTTCTTTTATTTCAGCATAATGTGAGAGGAGTGGTCTCAATGGCGAACAATGGCCCCAACACAAATGGCTCCCAGTTTTTCTTCACATACGCCAAACAGCCCCATCTGGACATGAAGTACACAGTGTTTGGAAAGTAAGCAACCTTTATACAGATAAACAGGTGTTATGTGAGATGGATATAATGATTGTTGAAATTGTTTTGGCTCTTTAGACAGCCGGTTGGTGTACTTGACAGTTACTGATTGATTagaatataatttataattgcAGCTGACATCTTACTCTCTTCCACACGTAGGATTATCGATGGCCTGGAAACACTGGATGAACTGGAGAAACTGCCTGTCAATGAAAAGACGTTCCGACCACTGACTGAAACCCGGATAAAGGATGTGACGATTCATGCCAACCCTTTTGCTGGATAGACCGTTATCTCTTCAAATACGCAGATCGGCCTTTAACACAAACTTGGCCTCTGATATGCCCAAGCCTATTGATACAGTGTATAGTACCTTGCCAAAGTTAAAATTAATAACTTGTCTGAAGCTAGAAATTATAGGGAAAGTTCCAAGACATCGACAATGAACTGGACACTGAATCTTGCGGGGCAGCGCAGCAGGCtaacatgttcttctgtctgtctgtccccaTCTACCCCCTTTCAGTTCCCAGGACAGTGccactgccgcactactgtacacacatgcatctCTACACAtaaacagcgatatctgtctgagaataactataatgatgttgaatatgaataatgttgtaggattattccttattccaTGGGCTCATTTGGGATATATACATGATTAATagatatgttaaaaaaaaaaattaagcattcgaatactgatttggagttCGATTACCACGACAAAGATCGAAGgtttgaagcattcgggtcagctcTGTCTTaccaaaattacatttttataccaGCATTTTCTAATAAGTATGACCCAGAATTGAAATGACATTTGGCATGGCATTTTAATATGTTAACACCTTAGTCACTGTCCACGGAGTAGTGCCAGATTTTGTATCTTGAAGCAAATTCAGGGGTATACTCTCTCCAGTTTCTAGCCAGgtgtgattattattttttaagaaatggTGTGCATCCCCTTCAGACCCATCTTGATGTGAAAAAGCCTTTGTAATGAGTAATTACAGGCTATTCTACTTatcttcattcattcacaattcagtccaaaaagaaaacacactcaaCTCTGTACAGCTCTGCCTTACAGATTCTGATCCTTTTTTTCCCTGACAGGCTATGTAAATAAATTGTCAATGTTTTGTACCAAATAAAACTGTTGCTTCAAAACATTTTCTGGGTGTTCaataatgaatattttcattCAAATTTCACAAAAGACAAGATGCTGAAGGCTTGGTTGGAGGTCTAGAAAATGAGCAGTGtcatatgtatgtgtatatatatatatatatatatatatatatatagatgtattaatttttcatactttattttaaaagttcaaCACAGTGGTTACACAAAGCACGTTaagattttttaaatacaaaaaaacacaatcagggtctgttaaacaaatgtataaaaaaatctGCCAATTTAGAGTTTTTGAGTTTTAAATTTCAATcatagtcaaataaaaaaaaaatcattatctttaaaataaaaatataaaaggagggcattcttttaagccatatatttgtatgtatataacATTTTGCTAagatagtaaattaattaagtatATTCCATCTGCCGAAAAACTGGAATTATGAGCACCTATTACGTCATCACTAGTCGACGCAGCCTGTCGTGCTGGCTCTCTAACAAGTTCATGCCAACAACATAAATACCGCACAGAAATCATGGCTTCAGACGATGCGTTTAAAGTAAGTATAAC
Coding sequences within:
- the ppil3 gene encoding peptidyl-prolyl cis-trans isomerase-like 3, with translation MAVTLQTDLGEIKIELFCERAPRTCENFLALCGSGFYNGCVFHRNIKGFMVQTGDPTGTGKGGTSIWGRKYEDEYSEHLKHNVRGVVSMANNGPNTNGSQFFFTYAKQPHLDMKYTVFGKIIDGLETLDELEKLPVNEKTFRPLTETRIKDVTIHANPFAG